The sequence AGTCCAGCGCGCCGAGGGCGATGGCCATGCCGCGCCCGGGCTCGCCGACCAGCCGGTCGGCCGGGATCGGCACGTCGTCGAGCCGGATCGCGGAGGTGGTCGAGCCGGTCAGGCCCATCTTCTCCTCGGGCTTCGCGGCGCTGAACCCGGGCAGGTCGGGGGTCAGGTGGAAGCAGGAGATGCCGCGCTCCCCGTCGGCAGGGGTGCGCAGGAACGTCGAGTAGAAGTCGGCGTGCCCGCCGTGGGTGACCCACGCCTTCTCCCCGCGGGCGACCCAGCCGTCCTCGGCGGGCGCCGCGCTCGCGCGCATGGCCGCCACGTCGGAGCCGGCGTGCGCCTCGGACAGCGAGTAGGCGCCGAGCAGGGTGCCGCCCACCATCTCCGGCAGCAGGTCGCGGCGCTGGGCCTCGGTGCCGAACGCTGCGACGGGGGAGCAGGCCAGGGTGTGCACGCTGATGCCGAGCGCGACGCTCGCCCAGCGGGCCGCCAGCTCCTCGAGTACCTGCAGGTAGACGGCGTAGGGCTGACCGCCCCCGCCGATCTCCTCGGGGAAGGGCAGCCCCATCAGCCCGGCGTCGCCGAGGAGGCGGAACACCTCGCGGGGAAAGCGCTCCTCGCGCTCGTACGCCGCCGCTTTCGGCGCGAGCTCGGCGTCGGCGATCTCGCGGACGAGGGCCAGCAGGTCCTCGGCCTCGGGAGTGGGCAGTTCGCGGTCGACCGGCACGGTGCTCCTTCGGTGGGGCGTCCAGCGGACGGTACCTCCGGAGCGGTTCCGGGCGGTTGGGATGATCGA is a genomic window of Blastococcus sp. HT6-30 containing:
- a CDS encoding acyl-CoA dehydrogenase family protein; translation: MPVDRELPTPEAEDLLALVREIADAELAPKAAAYEREERFPREVFRLLGDAGLMGLPFPEEIGGGGQPYAVYLQVLEELAARWASVALGISVHTLACSPVAAFGTEAQRRDLLPEMVGGTLLGAYSLSEAHAGSDVAAMRASAAPAEDGWVARGEKAWVTHGGHADFYSTFLRTPADGERGISCFHLTPDLPGFSAAKPEEKMGLTGSTTSAIRLDDVPIPADRLVGEPGRGMAIALGALDSGRLGISAVAVGLAQSALDVAVAYAVEREAFGRRIAEHQGVSFLLADMAAAVESARATYLVAARRKDAGKPFSRQASIAKLVATDAAMKVTTDAVQVLGGAGYTRDHPAERYMREAKVMQIFEGTNQIQRMVIGRHLTAEAVPPAG